From Verrucomicrobiota bacterium JB022, one genomic window encodes:
- a CDS encoding right-handed parallel beta-helix repeat-containing protein, which yields MRFTLPLLGAFLSAAACHASITGPDGLQYPDWTRAGINGGIPAVASPAVDLTVHGADLEDDAAAIEEAAASLTGGGVVNLGAGTYYLDRPVVIRQSGVVLRGAGQNATRIVFRWNGPENNPEILWPAPGSNVYKNSWIQAFADPQGLKKISILVNGVVVQSASRLKDDEPICSLSTNGQKILTKAGGTGSVTLTVQVDYYEKPTRSTSQTIQLQATTDGPWILPNESGGVGLLGAITFAGSQPTFNNTIYSQRTLKQSAIRGSEVLELGSGHGFEVGDRLEIQAPPTERWNAETGNQITFGTHRANQYKVVAVNGSKVVVDAPLRIDFPMEDGAFVRQLDPIERCGIENLTLEQTSDLWVCGVLFSQSWECWAQNVTVRKAGRHPLYMVSSKHGEIRDCTMIDAGWKGHAGSAYVGWDQSYDCLMENVTTAFLRHAPLFQWGAAGNVIRNSTFYGSDAQFHAGYTHENLIENCVVLSNTGDGGYGGALYSASDTSHGVNGPRNVIYHCDFSAPNDGYYNGGAWFGGGNDDWMILHSRFMLDHEGAIYLRDRSRDHLFYHNVWAFGEPGGGVHYDNETSSGIEITGNVFDGLAASELASGLMQPALASDNTFLDRTEPVVLESAGFEAALAGWTTEGNGALTTTEAARVGTYGLRLTDSNTDTAASVSSAVYPVEPGQTWQARAWVRSVEASSQAGVLELQFVNASGMVLTGYNKVIKDYWTAWRRIAVNGDAPPNAAGVRVVLRTYENRISTVDYDGIGLARVPVALANPGFECGLVFWSIEAGEPQASADAAYTGGRGLELVNIGEAVKVVSRAMPVVVGETAQIRIRASVVDGQGFAVGLRFVDRDGALIMETLHLLPPGPAPWRQYVHRAMVPAGSATLQVILMAEAEGSGSGSAYFDDAFVLTAPALPEAPVPSIFAWQKEPNPALARGLDGTPIGLKFALGLGPDSDLGDRGLQIEAEGPVWTLSWRQPKARDGFGLELQRSTDLRTWDAVYSTEQEADADALVEHAAEVPAWGQPTFFRLAVP from the coding sequence ATGCGTTTTACCCTCCCTCTCCTTGGCGCCTTCCTGTCTGCGGCAGCCTGCCACGCCTCGATCACTGGGCCCGATGGGCTCCAATACCCCGACTGGACACGAGCCGGGATTAACGGCGGCATTCCTGCGGTGGCTTCGCCCGCAGTTGACCTGACTGTGCACGGCGCCGACCTGGAAGACGATGCTGCCGCAATTGAAGAAGCCGCCGCCAGCCTCACCGGCGGAGGTGTCGTCAACCTTGGAGCGGGAACCTATTACCTGGACCGGCCGGTCGTGATCCGCCAAAGCGGTGTCGTCCTGCGAGGAGCAGGCCAAAATGCAACGCGGATCGTCTTTCGCTGGAACGGACCAGAGAACAATCCCGAGATTCTTTGGCCAGCACCGGGCAGCAACGTCTACAAGAACTCGTGGATTCAGGCCTTTGCGGATCCGCAGGGGCTGAAAAAGATCTCGATCCTGGTGAATGGGGTCGTGGTGCAATCGGCTTCTCGACTGAAAGACGATGAACCCATCTGCAGCCTCTCAACCAACGGTCAAAAAATCCTAACCAAGGCGGGCGGCACTGGCAGTGTCACCCTCACCGTGCAAGTGGACTACTACGAGAAGCCCACTCGTAGCACTTCGCAAACGATCCAGCTGCAGGCGACCACGGACGGCCCATGGATCTTGCCCAATGAAAGCGGAGGCGTCGGACTGTTGGGAGCCATTACGTTTGCAGGCAGCCAGCCCACCTTCAACAACACGATTTACTCGCAGCGGACCTTAAAGCAATCGGCGATCCGTGGGAGTGAGGTGCTGGAACTCGGCTCCGGCCACGGTTTCGAGGTGGGAGACAGGCTGGAGATCCAGGCTCCGCCGACGGAACGCTGGAACGCCGAAACAGGGAATCAGATCACCTTTGGGACACACCGGGCCAATCAATATAAGGTTGTCGCGGTAAACGGCAGCAAAGTCGTTGTCGATGCGCCTTTGCGGATCGACTTTCCCATGGAAGATGGCGCTTTCGTGCGGCAGCTGGATCCCATCGAACGCTGCGGGATTGAAAACCTGACGCTGGAGCAGACGAGCGATCTTTGGGTCTGTGGTGTGTTGTTCAGCCAGAGCTGGGAATGCTGGGCGCAAAACGTGACCGTCCGAAAGGCTGGTCGCCACCCGCTCTACATGGTCAGCTCCAAACACGGAGAAATCCGCGACTGCACGATGATCGACGCCGGCTGGAAGGGCCATGCCGGCAGCGCCTACGTCGGTTGGGATCAGTCATACGACTGCCTGATGGAAAACGTGACGACGGCCTTCCTGCGTCATGCACCCCTGTTCCAGTGGGGCGCGGCCGGCAACGTGATCCGTAACAGCACCTTCTACGGCAGCGACGCGCAATTCCACGCCGGTTATACGCACGAAAACCTCATCGAGAACTGTGTCGTGCTCTCCAACACTGGAGACGGAGGGTATGGGGGCGCGCTCTACTCCGCTAGCGACACCAGCCACGGTGTCAACGGCCCGCGCAACGTCATTTACCATTGCGACTTCAGCGCGCCCAACGACGGCTACTACAATGGCGGGGCGTGGTTTGGCGGTGGCAACGATGACTGGATGATATTGCACAGCCGCTTCATGCTCGACCACGAGGGCGCAATCTATCTGCGCGATCGGAGCCGTGACCACCTGTTTTACCACAACGTCTGGGCGTTCGGCGAACCGGGTGGCGGGGTGCATTACGACAATGAGACCTCATCCGGAATCGAGATCACCGGAAACGTCTTTGACGGATTGGCCGCAAGCGAACTGGCCAGCGGGCTCATGCAACCGGCACTGGCTTCCGACAATACTTTTCTCGACCGCACTGAACCAGTTGTCTTGGAAAGCGCTGGTTTCGAAGCCGCCCTGGCAGGCTGGACAACCGAGGGAAACGGCGCGCTCACCACGACAGAAGCGGCACGGGTCGGCACGTACGGCCTTCGGCTGACTGACTCTAATACCGATACCGCGGCGAGCGTATCTTCAGCGGTCTACCCAGTTGAACCGGGGCAGACCTGGCAAGCCCGCGCCTGGGTGCGCTCCGTCGAGGCTTCCTCGCAGGCAGGCGTGCTCGAACTGCAATTTGTGAACGCCTCGGGCATGGTCTTGACCGGCTACAACAAGGTAATCAAGGACTACTGGACAGCATGGCGGCGCATCGCGGTGAATGGAGACGCACCACCAAATGCGGCTGGCGTCCGGGTGGTATTGAGGACTTACGAGAACCGCATTTCGACCGTCGACTACGATGGTATCGGATTGGCGCGAGTTCCCGTTGCGCTCGCTAATCCCGGCTTTGAATGCGGTCTGGTATTTTGGTCAATCGAAGCTGGTGAACCTCAGGCTTCCGCCGATGCCGCCTACACGGGAGGGCGCGGCCTGGAGCTCGTCAACATTGGCGAGGCCGTAAAAGTAGTGAGCCGTGCCATGCCTGTCGTTGTGGGAGAGACGGCGCAGATTCGCATCCGCGCGAGTGTGGTTGACGGGCAGGGCTTTGCCGTTGGATTGCGCTTTGTGGATCGCGATGGCGCCCTCATTATGGAGACGCTGCACCTGCTGCCCCCAGGCCCCGCTCCTTGGCGCCAATACGTGCACCGCGCGATGGTTCCCGCAGGCTCGGCCACGCTGCAGGTTATCCTCATGGCCGAAGCCGAAGGCAGCGGCAGCGGCAGCGCCTACTTCGACGATGCTTTTGTACTGACCGCGCCCGCCTTGCCTGAGGCTCCGGTTCCTTCGATCTTTGCGTGGCAAAAGGAACCCAACCCCGCCCTGGCGCGCGGATTGGATGGAACGCCGATAGGGCTGAAATTCGCTCTTGGCCTCGGACCAGATTCGGATCTGGGCGATCGAGGATTGCAGATCGAAGCCGAAGGCCCCGTATGGACCCTTTCATGGCGGCAACCCAAGGCGCGCGACGGGTTCGGGCTTGAGTTGCAACGTTCGACCGACCTTCGCACTTGGGACGCTGTATACAGCACCGAACAGGAGGCCGACGCCGATGCGCTCGTCGAACACGCGGCTGAAGTTCCTGCCTGGGGCCAGCCGACCTTTTTCCGCCTGGCGGTGCCCTGA